In Brassica rapa cultivar Chiifu-401-42 chromosome A06, CAAS_Brap_v3.01, whole genome shotgun sequence, a single window of DNA contains:
- the LOC103873928 gene encoding protein INCREASED RESISTANCE TO MYZUS PERSICAE 1: MVLGKRRGSLIKRTTSMRTITDDTATYHIASQPSDHLTIHNPTVMISTKNDNDFLRTCSLCNQNLCHRRDIYMYRGDNAFCSLECRGKQIKLDERKVNNGLASNKPIRI; encoded by the exons atggTCTTGGGAAAGCGTCGCGGCTCTTTGATCAAGAGAACAACAAGCATGAGAACGATCACAGACGATACAGCCACCTATCATATTGCATCTCAGCCGTCTGATCATCTAACCATTCATAATCCGACGGTGATGATATCTACTAAGAACGATAATGACTTCTTGAGGACTTGTAGCCTCTGCAATCAAAATCTCTGCCATCGTCGTGACATTTATATGTATAG GGGGGACAACGCATTTTGTAGCTTAGAGTGCAGGGGGAAGCAAATTAAGCTGGATGAGAGAAAAGTGAATAACGGCCTAGCATCCAACAAACCCATTCGTATTTGA